A stretch of the Vitis riparia cultivar Riparia Gloire de Montpellier isolate 1030 chromosome 13, EGFV_Vit.rip_1.0, whole genome shotgun sequence genome encodes the following:
- the LOC117927666 gene encoding pentatricopeptide repeat-containing protein At2g19280: protein MECNGLSSGENDIFAYVDKDSPISENEKAVDDEMEIIKVILMNRGWNLGSQNGYRIDLSQFNVMKILNDLFEESTDAALALYFFRWSEYCMGSKHTVESVCTMIHILVSGNMNHKAMDLLLHLISYNSGEEGWHNIFLKIHETHTKRRVLETVYGMLVNCYVKENMTQVALKLICKIRHLNIFPLIGVCNSLLKALLESEQLNLAWDFLKEMKSRGIGLNASIISLFISGYCNQGNIDTGWKLLMEMKYLGIKPDVVAYTIVIDSLCKMSLLKEATSILFKMTQMGVFLDSVSVSSVVDGYCKVGKSEEAMDVLEVFNLSPNIFVFNSFISKLCTDGNMLKAAKVFQDMCEMGLMPDCFSYTTMMAGYCKVKDISNALKYLGKMLKRGIRPSVATYTLLIDSCCKPGNMEMAEYLFQRMITEGLVPDVVSYNTLMNGYGKKGHLQKAFELLSMMRSAGVSPDLVSYNILIHGLIKRGLVNEAKDILDELMRRGFSPDVVTFTNIIGGFSNKGNFEEAFLLFFYMSEHHLEPDVVTCSALLNGYCRARHMAEANVLFHKMLDAGLKADVILYNSLIHGFCSLGNIDDACHLVSMMIEHGIMPNNITHHALVLGYEKKCVENPVERAAFKLQQLLLKNGIQAEDDR, encoded by the coding sequence ATGGAATGCAATGGGCTTTCTTCTGGTGAGAACGATATCTTTGCATATGTCGACAAGGATTCCCCGATTTCCGAAAATGAGAAAGCAGTTGATGATGAAATGGAAATAATAAAGGTGATACTCATGAACCGCGGATGGAATTTAGGTTCTCAAAATGGTTATAGGATTGATCTGAGTCAGTTTAACGTAATGAAGATTTTGAATGATCTGTTTGAAGAGAGTACGGATGCTGCCCTTGCTCTATACTTCTTCAGGTGGTCAGAGTACTGCATGGGATCAAAGCATACAGTTGAATCAGTGTGTACAATGATACATATTCTGGTCTCTGGAAACATGAATCATAAAGCAATGGATCTACTTCTACATCTCATTAGTTATAACAGTGGAGAAGAGGGATGGCATAATATATTTCTGAAAATCCATGAAACCCATACCAAAAGAAGGGTCCTAGAAACTGTATATGGCATGCTTGTCAACTGTTATGTCAAGGAAAACATGACACAAGTGGCTCTTAAATTAATATGTAAAATAAGACATCTTAACATCTTTCCCTTGATAGGGGTTTGTAATTCACTTCTCAAGGCATTGTTGGAATCAGAGCAGTTGAATTTGGCTTgggattttttgaaagaaatgaagagcCGAGGGATAGGTTTAAATGCTTCTATTATTAGCTTATTTATCAGTGGATACTGTAACCAAGGTAACATTGACACCGGTTGGAAATTGCTTATGGAAATGAAATATCTTGGAATCAAACCAGATGTTGTTGCATATACAATTGTGATTGACTCCCTATGCAAAATGTCCCTTTTAAAAGAAGCCACTTCTATACTGTTCAAAATGACTCAGATGGGTGTATTTCTGGATTCAGTTTCGGTTAGTTCAGTTGTTGATGGTTACTGCAAAGTTGGAAAATCAGAGGAAGCAATGGATGTTTTGGAGGTATTTAATCTTTCCCCCAATATTTTTGTATTCAATAGCTTTATTTCCAAATTATGCACAGATGGTAACATGTTAAAGGCTGCTAAAGTCTTCCAGGATATGTGTGAGATGGGCTTGATGCCTGATTGTTTTAGTTACACCACTATGATGGCAGGATACTGTAAAGTTAAGGACATAAGCAACGCTCTCAAATATTTAGGAAAAATGTTGAAGAGGGGAATTAGACCATCTGTTGCTACATACACTTTGCTTATAGATAGTTGTTGCAAGCCTGGAAACATGGAAATGGCAGAATATTTGTTTCAAAGGATGATAACAGAGGGTTTGGTACCTGATGTTGTTTCATACAATACATTAATGAATGGCTATGGAAAGAAGGGCCACCTGCAAAAGGCTTTTGAGCTTTTAAGTATGATGAGATCAGCTGGTGTCTCTCCAGATTTGGTAAGCTACAACATTCTCATTCACGGTCTTATCAAGAGAGGATTAGTGAATGAAGCAAAAGATATTCTGGATGAGCTCATGAGAAGGGGTTTTTCTCCTGATGTTGTGACATTCACTAATATAATAGGTGGGTTCTCGAATAAGGGGAACTTTGAGGAAGCATTTCTTTTGTTCTTCTACATGAGTGAACACCATTTGGAGCCTGATGTCGTGACATGCAGTGCTCTTCTTAATGGGTACTGCAGGGCACGTCATATGGCAGAAGCTAATGTTCTATTCCATAAGATGCTTGATGCTGGGTTGAAAGCTGATGTGATATTGTACAATAGTCTTATTCATGGATTTTGTAGTTTAGGAAACATTGATGATGCATGCCATTTGGTGAGTATGATGATCGAACATGGCATCATGCCAAACAATATTACTCATCATGCACTTGTCCTTGGATATGAAAAGAAGTGTGTTGAGAATCCTGTTGAAAGAGCAGCCTTTAAGCTGCAGCAATTACTGCTGAAAAATGGTATCCAGGCTGAAGATGACAGATAA
- the LOC117927667 gene encoding protein RETICULATA-RELATED 4, chloroplastic-like encodes MAIATFSNFSSCALSFPTPTPHLSPPILSVTTRRITAASVLTPPQLIFDSRRYRLPTVVLAVGDGGSGGVPGGGGGGGGGGGGEDGDAEERNRTEAILALAEMGRSLDSLPKDLAAAVQAGRIPGAIVSRYFELEKSAVFRWLLQFGGFKERLLADDLFLAKVAMECGVGIFTKTAAELERRREKFSKELDFVFADVVMAIIADFMLVWLPAPTVSLKPPLAVSAGALAKFFYRCPDNAFQVALAGTSYSFLQRIGAIVRNGAKLFAVGTGASLVGTGITNALINARKAFDKSFAAEAEDVPIISTSVAYGVYMAVSSNLRYQVLAGVIEQRILEPLLHQHKLMLSAVCFAVRTGNTFLGSLMWVDYARWIGIQKIRE; translated from the exons atgGCGATAGCCACCTTTTCAAACTTCTCCTCATGCGCTCTCTCCTTCCCAACCCCCACGCCCCACCTCTCCCCTCCAATTCTCAGCGTCACCACTCGCCGCATCACCGCTGCTTCCGTCCTCACTCCTCCTCAACTAATCTTCGACTCCCGCCGTTATCGGCTGCCGACCGTGGTGCTTGCCGTAGGTGATGGAGGCTCCGGCGGAGTACCAGGCGGAGGCGGAGGcggaggtggaggtggtggaggTGAGGACGGAGATGCCGAGGAGAGGAACAGGACGGAGGCGATTCTGGCTTTGGCGGAGATGGGGAGATCTCTGGACAGTCTTCCGAAGGATCTGGCAGCGGCGGTCCAAGCCGGGAGGATACCGGGAGCGATAGTGAGCAGGTACTTTGAGCTGGAGAAGTCTGCGGTGTTCCGGTGGTTGCTTCAGTTCGGAGGATTCAAGGAGCGGTTGCTTGCGGATGATCTGTTTTTGGCTAAGGTTGCAATGGAGTGTGGTGTTGGGATCTTCACTAAG ACTGCTGCAGAGTTGGAACGGCGAAGAGAAAAGTTTAGTAAGGAGCTGGATTTTGTTTTTGCTGATGTG GTAATGGCCATTATAGCAGATTTCATGCTTGTCTGGCTCCCTGCTCCTACAGTTTCTCTTAAACCACCTCTTGCAGTCAGTGCTGGGGCTCTTGCCAAGTTTTTCTACAGATGTCCTGATAATGCATTTCAG GTGGCTTTGGCTGGTACATCTTATTCATTTTTACAGAGAATAGGTGCAATAGTG CGTAATGGGGCCAAGCTATTTGCAGTTGGAACTGGTGCATCTCTG GTTGGTACTGGTATAACAAATGCATTGATTAATGCACGGAAGGCTTTTGATAAATCTTTTGCTGCCGAAGCAGAGGATGTGCCCATTATTTCAACTAGTGTTGCTTATGGAGTCTATATGGCAGTTTCTAGCAATCTCAG ataccaagtattggctGGGGTCATTGAGCAACGGATTCTAGAACCATTGCTGCACCAACACAAGCTTATGCTGAGTGCAGTCTGCTTTGCTGTTCGAACTGGCAACACGTTCTTGGGATCATTAAT GTGGGTGGACTATGCACGCTGGATTGGAATCCAAAAGATTCGAGAATAG